In Patagioenas fasciata isolate bPatFas1 chromosome 2, bPatFas1.hap1, whole genome shotgun sequence, a single window of DNA contains:
- the LOC136098361 gene encoding uncharacterized protein isoform X2, with protein sequence MAELHARLEELEQRLERVEGALRAGPPWALRLPAVPVTFEDVAVQFSAEEWASLDDEQKDLYRTVMEDNYASLVSVYCALSKPELLRRIERGEEPCAPVELDLEGAGVSPEPPKEPDRPRCTSDDVLLEVTKEPCEGSCRDPERSRSLAVTANCSAPHVPREATTVPADLSQPMPSPSCPLSTCYREAVNLNWSSSPPPAAGAEVGIPVEVPQEEIAAEKAVVPEAPSKGLEEEAVKDSGDDDEALVGDVPEELRKVIPDACGAMAQAEPSCTVTSPGQPVESPGEPVESPGEPMESLEEPVESLGLSVESTAEHLGCPGEPVESLEEPIESPAEPVESPGEPTESLAEPVKSLGLPVESPAEPMECPGEPVESLEEPVESPGKPVESLREPMESLERLMESPAEPMEPPGESMKSPREPVESPGEPMKSPREPVESSAEPVESPGEPMKSPREPVESSAEPMESPGKPMKSPREPVESSAEPMESPGEPMKSPREPVESSAEPMESPGEPMKSPREPVESSAEPVESPGEPMKSPREPVESSAEPMESPGEPMKSPREPVESSAEPVESPGEPMKSPREPVESSAEPMESPAEPVHGSYVGRPAACQRNSTREKCYSCPVCQKNFLLKINLTIHQRSHSNWPPYICVHCDRSFMSKAKIQCHLRVRAAEGFCQLSEAEESSSQAPCPDPQPHDPGTDHGTAWEKPSPSRYPLSTGKMMYTCNECMENFSSQSFLILHQRRHTKRHRILCPCCNRSFTWASDFVRHHWRHTGERPYQCGVCQKTFKRRYHLNVHQRIHVRQQRPYPPEDKPPVPPAPV encoded by the exons ATGGCGGAGCTGCACGCCCGCCTCGAGGAGCTGGAGCAGCGGCTGGAGCGGGTGGAGGGGGCGCTGCGGGCCGGGCCGCCCTGGGCGCTGCGGCTGCCGGCG GTGCCGGTGACGTTCGAGGACGTGGCGGTGCAGTTCAGCGCCGAGGAGTGGGCGAGCCTGGACGACGAGCAGAAGGACCTGTACCGGACGGTGATGGAGGACAACTACGCGTCGCTGGTGTCCGTGT ACTGTGCCCTGTCCAAGCCCGAACTCTTACGTCGGATCGAAAGAGGAGAAGAGCCGTGTGCACCCGTGGAGCTGGACCTGGAGGGAGCTGgcgtgtccccagagccacccaAAG AGCCAGACCGGCCACGCTGCACGAGCGATGATGTTCTGCTGGAGGTGACAAAGGAGCCTTGTGAGGGGAGCTGTAGGGACCCGGAGAGAAGCAGGAGCTTGGCGGTCACAGCGAACTGCAGTGCAC CACACGTCCCTCGCGAAGCCACCACTGTCCCGGCAGATCTCAGCCAGCCCATGCCGTCGCcctcctgccctctctccacATGTTATCGTGAAGCGGTGAATCTGAACTGGTCTTCATcgcctcccccagcagcag GTGCTGAGGTGGGGATCCCAGTGGAGGTACCGCAGGAGGAGATCGCTGCGGAGAAGGCAGTGGTGCCTGAAGCACCCTCGAAAGGTCTGGAAGAGGAGGCTGTGAAAGATTCAGGGGATGATGATGAGGCTCTGGTGGGAGATGTTCCCGAAGAGCTGCGTAAGGTGATACCAGATGCCTGCGGAGCAATGGCacaggcagagcccagctgcaCGGTCACCTCCCCGGGACAGCCTGTGGAGTCCCCGGGGGAGCCTGTGGAGTCCCCAGGGGAGCCCATGGAGTCCTTGGAAGAGCCTGTGGAGTCCCTGGGACTGTCCGTGGAGTCCACAGCAGAGCACCTGGGGTGCCCAGGAGAGCCCGTGGAATCCTTGGAAGAGCCCATAGAGTCCCCAGCAGAGCCTGTTGAGTCCCCAGGGGAGCCCACGGAATCCCTGGCAGAGCCCGTGAAGTCCCTGGGACTGCCTGTGGAGTCCCCGGCAGAGCCCATGGAATGCCCAGGAGAGCCCGTGGAGTCCTTGGAAGAGCCTGTGGAGTCCCCAGGAAAGCCCGTGGAGTCCCTGAGAGAACCCATGGAGTCCTTGGAAAGGCTTATGGAGTCCCCGGCAGAGCCCATGGAACCCCCAGGGGAATCCATGAAGTCACCGAGAGAGCCCGTGGAGTCCCCAGGGGAACCCATGAAGTCACCAAGAGAGCCCGTGGAGTCCTCGGCAGAGCCCGTGGAGTCCCCAGGGGAACCCATGAAGTCACCAAGAGAGCCCGTGGAGTCCTCGGCAGAGCCCATGGAGTCCCCAGGGAAACCCATGAAGTCACCAAGAGAGCCCGTGGAGTCCTCGGCAGAGCCCATGGAGTCCCCAGGGGAACCCATGAAGTCACCAAGAGAGCCCGTGGAGTCCTCGGCAGAGCCCATGGAGTCCCCAGGGGAACCCATGAAGTCACCAAGAGAGCCCGTGGAGTCCTCGGCAGAGCCCGTGGAGTCCCCAGGGGAACCCATGAAGTCACCAAGAGAGCCCGTGGAGTCCTCGGCAGAGCCCATGGAGTCCCCAGGGGAACCCATGAAGTCACCAAGAGAGCCCGTGGAGTCCTCGGCAGAGCCCGTGGAGTCCCCAGGGGAACCCATGAAGTCACCAAGAGAGCCCGTGGAGTCCTCGGCAGAGCCCATGGAGTCCCCGGCAGAGCCGGTGCACGGTTCCTACGTGGGCCGGCCCGCCGCCTGCCAGCGAAACTCCACCCGGGAGAAATGCTACTCGTGCCCCGTGTGCCAGAAAAACTTCCTGCTGAAGATCAACCTCACCATCCACCAGCGGAGCCACAGCAACTGGCCGCCCTACATCTGCGTGCACTGCGACCGGAGCTTCATGTCCAAGGCGAAAATCCAGTGTCACCTGCGGGTGCGGGCGGCCGAGGGGTTCTGCCAGCTCTCGGAGGCGGAGGAGAGCTCCAGCCAGGCCCCgtgccctgacccccagccccacgaCCCCGGCACGGACCACGGCACGGCCTGGGAGAAGCCCAGCCCCAGCAGGTACCCGCTGTCCACGGGGAAAATGATGTACACGTGCAACGAGTGCATGGAGAACTTCTCCAGCCAGAGCTTTCTGATCCTGCACCAGCGGCGCCACACCAAGCGCCACCGCATCCTCTGTCCCTGCTGCAACAGGAGCTTCACGTGGGCCTCGGACTTTGTGCGGCACCACTGGAGGCACACGGGCGAGCGGCCCTACCAGTGCGGTGTCTGCCAGAAGACGTTCAAGCGGCGCTACCACCTCAACGTGCACCAGAGGATACACGTGCGGCAGCAGAGGCCGTACCCCCCCGAGGACAAGCCGCCCGTGCCACCTGCTCCCGTTTAG
- the LOC136098361 gene encoding uncharacterized protein isoform X3, translated as MLSVFSSWRTDCALSKPELLRRIERGEEPCAPVELDLEGAGVSPEPPKEPDRPRCTSDDVLLEVTKEPCEGSCRDPERSRSLAVTANCSAPHVPREATTVPADLSQPMPSPSCPLSTCYREAVNLNWSSSPPPAAAGAEVGIPVEVPQEEIAAEKAVVPEAPSKGLEEEAVKDSGDDDEALVGDVPEELRKVIPDACGAMAQAEPSCTVTSPGQPVESPGEPVESPGEPMESLEEPVESLGLSVESTAEHLGCPGEPVESLEEPIESPAEPVESPGEPTESLAEPVKSLGLPVESPAEPMECPGEPVESLEEPVESPGKPVESLREPMESLERLMESPAEPMEPPGESMKSPREPVESPGEPMKSPREPVESSAEPVESPGEPMKSPREPVESSAEPMESPGKPMKSPREPVESSAEPMESPGEPMKSPREPVESSAEPMESPGEPMKSPREPVESSAEPVESPGEPMKSPREPVESSAEPMESPGEPMKSPREPVESSAEPVESPGEPMKSPREPVESSAEPMESPAEPVHGSYVGRPAACQRNSTREKCYSCPVCQKNFLLKINLTIHQRSHSNWPPYICVHCDRSFMSKAKIQCHLRVRAAEGFCQLSEAEESSSQAPCPDPQPHDPGTDHGTAWEKPSPSRYPLSTGKMMYTCNECMENFSSQSFLILHQRRHTKRHRILCPCCNRSFTWASDFVRHHWRHTGERPYQCGVCQKTFKRRYHLNVHQRIHVRQQRPYPPEDKPPVPPAPV; from the exons ATGCTCAGTGTCTTCTCCTCGTGGAGAACAG ACTGTGCCCTGTCCAAGCCCGAACTCTTACGTCGGATCGAAAGAGGAGAAGAGCCGTGTGCACCCGTGGAGCTGGACCTGGAGGGAGCTGgcgtgtccccagagccacccaAAG AGCCAGACCGGCCACGCTGCACGAGCGATGATGTTCTGCTGGAGGTGACAAAGGAGCCTTGTGAGGGGAGCTGTAGGGACCCGGAGAGAAGCAGGAGCTTGGCGGTCACAGCGAACTGCAGTGCAC CACACGTCCCTCGCGAAGCCACCACTGTCCCGGCAGATCTCAGCCAGCCCATGCCGTCGCcctcctgccctctctccacATGTTATCGTGAAGCGGTGAATCTGAACTGGTCTTCATcgcctcccccagcagcag CAGGTGCTGAGGTGGGGATCCCAGTGGAGGTACCGCAGGAGGAGATCGCTGCGGAGAAGGCAGTGGTGCCTGAAGCACCCTCGAAAGGTCTGGAAGAGGAGGCTGTGAAAGATTCAGGGGATGATGATGAGGCTCTGGTGGGAGATGTTCCCGAAGAGCTGCGTAAGGTGATACCAGATGCCTGCGGAGCAATGGCacaggcagagcccagctgcaCGGTCACCTCCCCGGGACAGCCTGTGGAGTCCCCGGGGGAGCCTGTGGAGTCCCCAGGGGAGCCCATGGAGTCCTTGGAAGAGCCTGTGGAGTCCCTGGGACTGTCCGTGGAGTCCACAGCAGAGCACCTGGGGTGCCCAGGAGAGCCCGTGGAATCCTTGGAAGAGCCCATAGAGTCCCCAGCAGAGCCTGTTGAGTCCCCAGGGGAGCCCACGGAATCCCTGGCAGAGCCCGTGAAGTCCCTGGGACTGCCTGTGGAGTCCCCGGCAGAGCCCATGGAATGCCCAGGAGAGCCCGTGGAGTCCTTGGAAGAGCCTGTGGAGTCCCCAGGAAAGCCCGTGGAGTCCCTGAGAGAACCCATGGAGTCCTTGGAAAGGCTTATGGAGTCCCCGGCAGAGCCCATGGAACCCCCAGGGGAATCCATGAAGTCACCGAGAGAGCCCGTGGAGTCCCCAGGGGAACCCATGAAGTCACCAAGAGAGCCCGTGGAGTCCTCGGCAGAGCCCGTGGAGTCCCCAGGGGAACCCATGAAGTCACCAAGAGAGCCCGTGGAGTCCTCGGCAGAGCCCATGGAGTCCCCAGGGAAACCCATGAAGTCACCAAGAGAGCCCGTGGAGTCCTCGGCAGAGCCCATGGAGTCCCCAGGGGAACCCATGAAGTCACCAAGAGAGCCCGTGGAGTCCTCGGCAGAGCCCATGGAGTCCCCAGGGGAACCCATGAAGTCACCAAGAGAGCCCGTGGAGTCCTCGGCAGAGCCCGTGGAGTCCCCAGGGGAACCCATGAAGTCACCAAGAGAGCCCGTGGAGTCCTCGGCAGAGCCCATGGAGTCCCCAGGGGAACCCATGAAGTCACCAAGAGAGCCCGTGGAGTCCTCGGCAGAGCCCGTGGAGTCCCCAGGGGAACCCATGAAGTCACCAAGAGAGCCCGTGGAGTCCTCGGCAGAGCCCATGGAGTCCCCGGCAGAGCCGGTGCACGGTTCCTACGTGGGCCGGCCCGCCGCCTGCCAGCGAAACTCCACCCGGGAGAAATGCTACTCGTGCCCCGTGTGCCAGAAAAACTTCCTGCTGAAGATCAACCTCACCATCCACCAGCGGAGCCACAGCAACTGGCCGCCCTACATCTGCGTGCACTGCGACCGGAGCTTCATGTCCAAGGCGAAAATCCAGTGTCACCTGCGGGTGCGGGCGGCCGAGGGGTTCTGCCAGCTCTCGGAGGCGGAGGAGAGCTCCAGCCAGGCCCCgtgccctgacccccagccccacgaCCCCGGCACGGACCACGGCACGGCCTGGGAGAAGCCCAGCCCCAGCAGGTACCCGCTGTCCACGGGGAAAATGATGTACACGTGCAACGAGTGCATGGAGAACTTCTCCAGCCAGAGCTTTCTGATCCTGCACCAGCGGCGCCACACCAAGCGCCACCGCATCCTCTGTCCCTGCTGCAACAGGAGCTTCACGTGGGCCTCGGACTTTGTGCGGCACCACTGGAGGCACACGGGCGAGCGGCCCTACCAGTGCGGTGTCTGCCAGAAGACGTTCAAGCGGCGCTACCACCTCAACGTGCACCAGAGGATACACGTGCGGCAGCAGAGGCCGTACCCCCCCGAGGACAAGCCGCCCGTGCCACCTGCTCCCGTTTAG
- the LOC136099125 gene encoding zinc finger protein 783-like produces MLGSAPGGGVRPWGSTRWGSEAGGVGGGGRTGTVSRAGATVRGWGPERGRGVPGAPGRGGRGAVRRAGRQGAVRREAAAARAAMSRWGPAQQEPEWAPEPWQPLPHGPDGDKAPAAPEISLWTVVAAVQAVERKVESQALRLLSLEGRAETAEQKVSGLEKAVLEFGSRLERRWAALAALLQDNARRLDTVERQLQHRGCWGPGTGDGHKVPAACEGNAAGLPEQAWGSSDSRHKELYQVEVKESYEVSLGPGDSGSKPVLLPPGAGEDPGAGTPGLLEKGAVPGQLGDGEIVIKTEEPQPQEEGSELLALPQVPSGRPEEVPLGQEPPVPWDSRAALDEQKAAGEAFGEFCKHTAAQPEFKPVVVPVEAHPVPALPFPTEQALGVGTDQPFALPRGMPPGADAPAEVASLQPGSAEQQPSSAEPRAPPLGWKSVRLKRNLLARQQSQARKSNGSFICTACGKSLAHHAALLRHQRLHTGERPFQCPACGKSFNEKSNLNKHYRIHTGERPYRCPACGKGFIQKHHLQKHQRIHGGQLRGGWAGRPPRASAAGERLYRCIECAESFPQKASLEEHQRRHTQQRPFQCSGCSKSFRHRQSLNHHQKVHAVASSPAVSLPSHDQDTSPCKALTQDNP; encoded by the exons ATGCTGGGGAGTGCGCCCGGAGGGGGAGTGAGGCCGTGGGGGTCCACCCGGTGGGGGAGTGAGGCTGGAGgggtggggggcggggggcgAACTGGGACGGTGTCCCGGGCGGGAGCCACTGTCCGGGGATGGGGGCCGGAACggggccggggggtcccgggggctccggggcggggcgggcgcggggcggtgcggcgggcgggccggcagggggcggtgcggcgggaggcggcggcggcgcgcgcGGCCATGTCCCGCTGGGGCCCCGCTCAG CAGGAGCCCGAGTGGGCGCCCGAGCCCTGGCAGCCGCTCCCGCACGGCCCCGACGGGGACAAGGCGCCCGCCGCGCCCGAGATCTCGCTGTGGACCGTGGTGGCCGCGGTGCAGGCGGTGGAGAGGAAGGTGGAGTCGCAGGCCCTgaggctgctgagcctggagggcAGAGCGGAGACGGCCGAGCAGAAGGTGTCGGGGCTGGAGAAGGCGGTGCTGGAGTTCGGGAGCCGGCTGGAGCGCCGCTGGGCAGCGCTGGCCGCGCTGCTGCAGGACAACGCGCGCCGCCTGGACACCGTCGAGCGGCAGCTCCAGCACCGCGGCTGCTGGGGGCCCGGCACCGGGGATGGGCACAAG GTGCCAGCGGCGTGCGAGGGCAACGCGGCCGGCTTGCCGGAGCAGGCGTGGGGCAGCTCGGACAGCCGGCACAAGGAGCTCTACCAGGTGGAGGTGAAGGAGAGTTACGAGGTCTCGCTCG GGCCCGGGGACAGCGGCTCCAAGCCTGTTCTGCTGCCACCCGGCGCCGGGGAGGATCCGGGTGCCGGGACGCCTGGGCTGCTGGAGAAGGGAGCGGTGCCGGGGCAGCTCGGTGACG GTGAGATCGTGATCAAGACGGAAGAGCCGCAGCCGCAGGAGGAAGGATCTGAGCTCCTGGCCCTGCCGCAGGTCCCCTCGGGGAGGCCGGAGGAGGTTCCGCTGGGCCAGGAGCCGCCGGTGCCCTGGGACAGCCGCGCTGCCCTGGACGAGCAGAAGGCAGCGGGAGAGGCCTTCGGGGAGTTCTGCAAACACACGGCTGCCCAGCCTGAGTTTAAGCCCGTGGTGGTGCCGGTGGAAGCTCATCCGGTCCCGGCCTTGCCCTTCCCCACAGAGCAAGCGCTGGGCGTGGGGACCGACCAGCCGTTCGCCCTGCCCCGGGGGATGCCCCCGGGAGCAGACGCCCCCGCGGAGGTGGCGTCGCTCCAGCCCGGCTCGGCGGAGCAGCAACCGAGCAGCGCCGAGCCCCGCGCGCCCCCGCTGGGCTGGAAGAGCGTCCGGCTGAAGCGCAACCTCCTGGCGCGGCAGCAGAGCCAGGCGAGGAAGAGCAACGGCTCCTTCATCTGCACGGCGTGCGGGAAGAGCCTGGCGCACCACGCCGCGCTGCTGCGGCACCAGCGCCTGCACACGGGCGAGCGGCCCTTCCAGTGCCCGGCCTGCGGGAAGAGCTTCAACGAGAAGTCCAACCTCAACAAGCACTaccgcatccacaccggggagcggCCCTACCGCTGCCCCGCCTGCGGCAAGGGCTTCATCCAGAAGCACCACCTCCAGAAGCACCAGCGCATCCACGGCGGGCAGCTGCGCGGCGGCTGGGCCGGCCGGCCCCCGCGGGCCAGCGCCGCGGGCGAGCGGCTCTACCGCTGCATCGAGTGCGCCGAGAGCTTCCCGCAGAAAGCCTCGCTGGAGGAGCACCAGCGCCGGCACACCCAGCAGCGCCCCTTCCAGTGCAGCGGCTGCAGCAAGAGCTTCCGGCACCGCCAGTCTCTCAACCACCACCAGAAGGTCCACGCCGTTGCCAGCTCTCCTGCTGTGAGCTTGCCGAGCCACGACCAGGACACCAGCCCCTGCAAGGCTTTGACCCAGGATAATCCGTAG
- the LOC136098361 gene encoding uncharacterized protein isoform X1, which translates to MAELHARLEELEQRLERVEGALRAGPPWALRLPAVPVTFEDVAVQFSAEEWASLDDEQKDLYRTVMEDNYASLVSVYCALSKPELLRRIERGEEPCAPVELDLEGAGVSPEPPKEPDRPRCTSDDVLLEVTKEPCEGSCRDPERSRSLAVTANCSAPHVPREATTVPADLSQPMPSPSCPLSTCYREAVNLNWSSSPPPAAAGAEVGIPVEVPQEEIAAEKAVVPEAPSKGLEEEAVKDSGDDDEALVGDVPEELRKVIPDACGAMAQAEPSCTVTSPGQPVESPGEPVESPGEPMESLEEPVESLGLSVESTAEHLGCPGEPVESLEEPIESPAEPVESPGEPTESLAEPVKSLGLPVESPAEPMECPGEPVESLEEPVESPGKPVESLREPMESLERLMESPAEPMEPPGESMKSPREPVESPGEPMKSPREPVESSAEPVESPGEPMKSPREPVESSAEPMESPGKPMKSPREPVESSAEPMESPGEPMKSPREPVESSAEPMESPGEPMKSPREPVESSAEPVESPGEPMKSPREPVESSAEPMESPGEPMKSPREPVESSAEPVESPGEPMKSPREPVESSAEPMESPAEPVHGSYVGRPAACQRNSTREKCYSCPVCQKNFLLKINLTIHQRSHSNWPPYICVHCDRSFMSKAKIQCHLRVRAAEGFCQLSEAEESSSQAPCPDPQPHDPGTDHGTAWEKPSPSRYPLSTGKMMYTCNECMENFSSQSFLILHQRRHTKRHRILCPCCNRSFTWASDFVRHHWRHTGERPYQCGVCQKTFKRRYHLNVHQRIHVRQQRPYPPEDKPPVPPAPV; encoded by the exons ATGGCGGAGCTGCACGCCCGCCTCGAGGAGCTGGAGCAGCGGCTGGAGCGGGTGGAGGGGGCGCTGCGGGCCGGGCCGCCCTGGGCGCTGCGGCTGCCGGCG GTGCCGGTGACGTTCGAGGACGTGGCGGTGCAGTTCAGCGCCGAGGAGTGGGCGAGCCTGGACGACGAGCAGAAGGACCTGTACCGGACGGTGATGGAGGACAACTACGCGTCGCTGGTGTCCGTGT ACTGTGCCCTGTCCAAGCCCGAACTCTTACGTCGGATCGAAAGAGGAGAAGAGCCGTGTGCACCCGTGGAGCTGGACCTGGAGGGAGCTGgcgtgtccccagagccacccaAAG AGCCAGACCGGCCACGCTGCACGAGCGATGATGTTCTGCTGGAGGTGACAAAGGAGCCTTGTGAGGGGAGCTGTAGGGACCCGGAGAGAAGCAGGAGCTTGGCGGTCACAGCGAACTGCAGTGCAC CACACGTCCCTCGCGAAGCCACCACTGTCCCGGCAGATCTCAGCCAGCCCATGCCGTCGCcctcctgccctctctccacATGTTATCGTGAAGCGGTGAATCTGAACTGGTCTTCATcgcctcccccagcagcag CAGGTGCTGAGGTGGGGATCCCAGTGGAGGTACCGCAGGAGGAGATCGCTGCGGAGAAGGCAGTGGTGCCTGAAGCACCCTCGAAAGGTCTGGAAGAGGAGGCTGTGAAAGATTCAGGGGATGATGATGAGGCTCTGGTGGGAGATGTTCCCGAAGAGCTGCGTAAGGTGATACCAGATGCCTGCGGAGCAATGGCacaggcagagcccagctgcaCGGTCACCTCCCCGGGACAGCCTGTGGAGTCCCCGGGGGAGCCTGTGGAGTCCCCAGGGGAGCCCATGGAGTCCTTGGAAGAGCCTGTGGAGTCCCTGGGACTGTCCGTGGAGTCCACAGCAGAGCACCTGGGGTGCCCAGGAGAGCCCGTGGAATCCTTGGAAGAGCCCATAGAGTCCCCAGCAGAGCCTGTTGAGTCCCCAGGGGAGCCCACGGAATCCCTGGCAGAGCCCGTGAAGTCCCTGGGACTGCCTGTGGAGTCCCCGGCAGAGCCCATGGAATGCCCAGGAGAGCCCGTGGAGTCCTTGGAAGAGCCTGTGGAGTCCCCAGGAAAGCCCGTGGAGTCCCTGAGAGAACCCATGGAGTCCTTGGAAAGGCTTATGGAGTCCCCGGCAGAGCCCATGGAACCCCCAGGGGAATCCATGAAGTCACCGAGAGAGCCCGTGGAGTCCCCAGGGGAACCCATGAAGTCACCAAGAGAGCCCGTGGAGTCCTCGGCAGAGCCCGTGGAGTCCCCAGGGGAACCCATGAAGTCACCAAGAGAGCCCGTGGAGTCCTCGGCAGAGCCCATGGAGTCCCCAGGGAAACCCATGAAGTCACCAAGAGAGCCCGTGGAGTCCTCGGCAGAGCCCATGGAGTCCCCAGGGGAACCCATGAAGTCACCAAGAGAGCCCGTGGAGTCCTCGGCAGAGCCCATGGAGTCCCCAGGGGAACCCATGAAGTCACCAAGAGAGCCCGTGGAGTCCTCGGCAGAGCCCGTGGAGTCCCCAGGGGAACCCATGAAGTCACCAAGAGAGCCCGTGGAGTCCTCGGCAGAGCCCATGGAGTCCCCAGGGGAACCCATGAAGTCACCAAGAGAGCCCGTGGAGTCCTCGGCAGAGCCCGTGGAGTCCCCAGGGGAACCCATGAAGTCACCAAGAGAGCCCGTGGAGTCCTCGGCAGAGCCCATGGAGTCCCCGGCAGAGCCGGTGCACGGTTCCTACGTGGGCCGGCCCGCCGCCTGCCAGCGAAACTCCACCCGGGAGAAATGCTACTCGTGCCCCGTGTGCCAGAAAAACTTCCTGCTGAAGATCAACCTCACCATCCACCAGCGGAGCCACAGCAACTGGCCGCCCTACATCTGCGTGCACTGCGACCGGAGCTTCATGTCCAAGGCGAAAATCCAGTGTCACCTGCGGGTGCGGGCGGCCGAGGGGTTCTGCCAGCTCTCGGAGGCGGAGGAGAGCTCCAGCCAGGCCCCgtgccctgacccccagccccacgaCCCCGGCACGGACCACGGCACGGCCTGGGAGAAGCCCAGCCCCAGCAGGTACCCGCTGTCCACGGGGAAAATGATGTACACGTGCAACGAGTGCATGGAGAACTTCTCCAGCCAGAGCTTTCTGATCCTGCACCAGCGGCGCCACACCAAGCGCCACCGCATCCTCTGTCCCTGCTGCAACAGGAGCTTCACGTGGGCCTCGGACTTTGTGCGGCACCACTGGAGGCACACGGGCGAGCGGCCCTACCAGTGCGGTGTCTGCCAGAAGACGTTCAAGCGGCGCTACCACCTCAACGTGCACCAGAGGATACACGTGCGGCAGCAGAGGCCGTACCCCCCCGAGGACAAGCCGCCCGTGCCACCTGCTCCCGTTTAG